One stretch of Diabrotica undecimpunctata isolate CICGRU chromosome 5, icDiaUnde3, whole genome shotgun sequence DNA includes these proteins:
- the LOC140442087 gene encoding uncharacterized protein, translating into MRVNEGEDNFANYLLLIGNGTAGENITLPNNIKGEGDVVKFVYGNIQNSIAEGLLTELTILAPTNDDCSQLNQKVLSLLDSEERVYLSIDKVLSDDINKHLRLRTEFLNKIEGSGLPRHRLPLKVNAVILLMRNMNTAKGLINGTRLKIK; encoded by the coding sequence ATGAGAGTCAACGAAGGTGAAGATAATTTTGCAAACTATCTTCTATTAATTGGAAACGGCACCGCTGGGGAAAATATCACCCTTCCTAATAATATCAAAGGTGAAGGAGACGTTGTTAAATTCGTATATGGCAATATTCAAAACTCTATCGCTGAAGGATTGCTTACAGAACTTACTATTCTTGCTCCAACTAACGATGATTGTTCACAGCTCAATCAAAAAGTTCTGTCTCTGTTAGATAGCGAAGAACGTGTGTATCTAAGTATAGATAAAGTACTTAGTGATGATATCAACAAACATTTAAGACTGCGTACAGAGTTTTTGAACAAAATTGAAGGATCAGGCTTACCAAGACATCGTCTTCCTCTAAAGGTTAATGCAGTTATTCTTCTAATGAGAAACATGAACACTGCTAAAGGTCTTATAAATGGAACACgtctcaaaataaaataa